A genomic window from Helicobacter suis HS1 includes:
- the thyX gene encoding FAD-dependent thymidylate synthase: MQVHLKHATPLSCCYEAIRTCYQSFAYSDGGGRKDLELIDRVANKYRHNSTLEHLFYNFDIQGISRACLQELARHRMASFSVKSSRYTLKELKDEASFLPPEQNLKRAQKFLVFTGVEAVDLASIQALENLRLLLTQHIKNDHAKFAMPESYKTSLAFSINARSLQNFLSLRTDSKALWEIRKLAFKLYEALPEDHRYLFTHCLNT, translated from the coding sequence ATGCAAGTACATCTAAAACATGCCACTCCGCTAAGTTGTTGTTATGAAGCTATCCGCACCTGTTATCAAAGCTTTGCCTACAGCGATGGGGGTGGGCGCAAGGATTTAGAGCTTATTGATCGCGTAGCTAATAAATACCGCCACAATTCTACCCTTGAACATCTCTTTTATAATTTTGATATACAAGGCATTAGCCGCGCCTGCTTACAAGAACTTGCCCGCCACCGCATGGCTAGTTTTTCGGTTAAATCTAGCCGCTACACTCTTAAAGAACTTAAAGACGAGGCTAGTTTTTTACCCCCAGAGCAAAATTTAAAGCGGGCTCAAAAATTCTTAGTTTTTACAGGGGTAGAGGCGGTAGATTTAGCCAGTATCCAAGCTTTAGAAAATTTGCGCCTCTTACTTACTCAGCATATTAAAAACGATCATGCTAAATTTGCCATGCCAGAGAGTTATAAAACTAGCCTAGCCTTTAGTATTAATGCAAGGAGTTTACAAAATTTCTTGAGTTTACGCACCGATTCTAAAGCCCTTTGGGAGATTCGTAAACTTGCCTTTAAACTCTATGAAGCTTTGCCTGAAGATCACCGCTATCTCTTCACCCACTGCCTTAACACATGA
- a CDS encoding transposase yields MSLKSIRINYFRGIIALAILSSFGSARVRPRLLSPLPPAKQVVVALKPCSADCLKELYAKGQVFSFLARYSAEIKDHQLQDNYAIINDWLNPKLATSQPQQENAQNQEQSYKVAILVPKKVIGSYSDLSTNAILAYLALKNHDFTFKVFDSQQEDPDNLKQTYQSIVQEGFPFVIALLTQEGVQNLVAKTPLTLPTIIPTVNKHQLEKRMDLPSMLIFGGINFPSQVDMLLELSQHKPLVVYDDDSFRGAMLSKSLKDLGANILYEDTITFKKASTFGRELVHQRKYFKDAVVFFNTSIVKTGLLLSQIGMLSSRDRPLMYLSSQINFNLSMFMLTQPKDRKHLYITSAISKTSPYLSQTATLLNADLEYDWVSYASVDSLEHMLLRLNPSLERYFKEPMENQQIIYTNTIYTPKYLGFSPLIPPTH; encoded by the coding sequence ATGTCTTTAAAAAGCATAAGGATTAATTATTTTAGGGGAATTATAGCTCTAGCTATTCTTAGCTCTTTTGGCTCTGCTAGAGTGCGCCCCCGCTTACTTTCTCCTCTGCCACCTGCTAAGCAGGTTGTGGTGGCTTTAAAGCCATGTAGTGCAGATTGTCTAAAAGAACTCTATGCTAAAGGACAAGTTTTTTCTTTTCTAGCGCGCTATTCTGCAGAGATTAAAGATCACCAATTACAGGATAATTATGCCATTATCAATGACTGGCTCAATCCCAAACTAGCCACTAGCCAACCCCAACAAGAAAACGCACAAAATCAAGAGCAATCTTATAAAGTTGCTATTTTAGTGCCTAAAAAAGTCATCGGGAGTTATTCTGATCTTTCTACGAATGCCATTTTGGCTTATTTAGCGCTTAAAAACCATGATTTTACCTTTAAGGTTTTTGATAGCCAACAAGAAGATCCGGATAATCTCAAACAAACCTATCAAAGCATCGTACAAGAAGGCTTTCCTTTTGTGATTGCTCTTTTAACCCAAGAAGGGGTACAAAATCTAGTGGCTAAAACACCTCTAACTTTACCCACTATCATTCCCACCGTCAACAAACACCAATTAGAAAAACGCATGGATTTACCCTCCATGCTTATCTTTGGTGGGATTAATTTCCCCTCTCAAGTAGATATGCTTTTAGAATTAAGCCAGCACAAACCCCTAGTGGTTTATGACGATGATAGCTTTAGAGGGGCAATGCTTAGCAAAAGTTTAAAAGATTTAGGGGCTAATATTTTGTATGAGGATACAATCACTTTTAAAAAAGCTAGCACCTTTGGGCGTGAATTGGTACACCAGCGTAAATATTTTAAAGATGCCGTTGTGTTTTTTAATACCTCCATTGTCAAAACCGGGCTTTTACTCTCCCAAATTGGCATGCTAAGTAGTAGAGATCGGCCTTTAATGTATCTCTCCTCTCAGATTAATTTTAACCTCTCCATGTTCATGCTCACCCAACCTAAAGATCGCAAACATCTTTATATTACAAGTGCTATTAGTAAAACAAGCCCTTATTTGAGCCAAACAGCTACCCTTTTGAATGCTGATTTAGAATATGACTGGGTGAGTTATGCTAGTGTTGATTCTTTAGAACACATGCTGTTGCGTTTAAATCCTAGCTTAGAGCGTTATTTTAAAGAACCTATGGAGAATCAACAAATTATCTATACAAATACGATCTATACGCCTAAATACTTGGGTTTTAGCCCCTTAATCCCCCCAACCCACTAA
- the aspA gene encoding aspartate ammonia-lyase: MATRKEHDFIGEMEIEDDLYYGIQTMRAVENFNITHDRLFNYPVFIRSYAQVKKAAALANAELGLVDIKISDAICKACDRIIQGEHHDQFVVDMIQGGAGTSTNMNVNEVVTNLALEILGHKKGEYQYCHPNDHVNRSQSTNDTYPSALKIAIYERLDKLVQTLKVLKDAFDKKSKEFAHILKMGRTQLQDAVPMTLGQEFETFVSMVEKDIQHLLDARNWTRVLNLGGTAIGTGINSHPDYKRIVEKKIQEVTGRPFTIAHDLIEASQSTGAYVQVSGALKRVSVKLSKICNDLRLLSSGPRAGLNEINLPRMQPGSSIMPGKVNPVIPEVVNQVCFSVIGNDLSITMAAEGGQLQLNVFEPIIAYKLFHSFLMLDRAIHTLVDKCILGITANEKICHDYVFNSIGIVTALNPHIGYEKSASIAKEALETGKAVHEIVLERKLLTQEQLDEIFQPANMVSPHVFKKHKD, from the coding sequence ATGGCAACTAGAAAAGAGCATGATTTTATCGGCGAGATGGAGATTGAAGACGATCTGTACTATGGAATCCAGACAATGCGCGCGGTGGAGAATTTTAACATCACCCATGATAGGCTGTTTAACTACCCTGTTTTTATCCGTTCTTATGCTCAAGTAAAGAAGGCTGCGGCTTTAGCTAATGCTGAACTCGGGCTTGTAGATATTAAAATTTCTGATGCCATTTGTAAGGCCTGCGATCGCATCATTCAAGGAGAACACCACGATCAATTTGTAGTGGATATGATTCAAGGCGGAGCGGGCACAAGTACAAATATGAATGTGAATGAAGTGGTTACCAATTTGGCTTTAGAGATTTTAGGGCATAAAAAGGGAGAATACCAATACTGCCACCCAAATGATCATGTTAACCGCTCCCAATCTACCAACGACACCTACCCCTCAGCCCTTAAAATCGCAATCTATGAACGGCTTGATAAACTCGTTCAAACCCTAAAAGTTCTTAAAGACGCTTTTGATAAAAAAAGCAAAGAATTTGCCCATATTTTAAAAATGGGGCGTACACAACTTCAAGATGCCGTGCCCATGACTTTGGGTCAAGAATTTGAAACCTTCGTTTCTATGGTAGAAAAAGACATACAGCACCTTTTAGATGCGCGCAATTGGACACGCGTACTTAATCTTGGAGGAACAGCAATTGGCACAGGCATTAACTCCCACCCGGACTATAAACGCATTGTAGAGAAAAAAATCCAAGAAGTTACAGGTAGACCCTTTACAATTGCTCACGATCTAATTGAAGCTAGCCAAAGCACAGGGGCTTATGTACAAGTAAGCGGGGCGCTCAAACGGGTTTCTGTCAAACTCTCTAAAATTTGTAACGATCTGAGACTTTTAAGTTCTGGTCCTCGTGCTGGGCTTAATGAAATTAATTTACCCAGAATGCAACCCGGTAGCTCTATCATGCCCGGTAAAGTTAACCCCGTTATCCCAGAAGTGGTGAATCAAGTCTGCTTTTCAGTCATTGGCAACGATCTTTCTATTACAATGGCAGCTGAAGGCGGGCAACTCCAACTAAATGTTTTTGAACCTATTATCGCCTATAAGCTCTTCCATTCGTTTTTGATGCTCGATCGCGCGATTCACACTTTGGTAGATAAATGTATTTTAGGCATTACTGCTAATGAAAAAATCTGCCATGATTATGTGTTTAATAGCATTGGCATTGTTACCGCCCTTAATCCCCATATCGGGTATGAAAAATCTGCCTCCATTGCTAAAGAAGCCCTTGAAACCGGCAAAGCTGTACATGAGATTGTCTTAGAGCGCAAACTTTTAACACAAGAACAACTTGATGAGATCTTCCAACCTGCCAATATGGTAAGCCCCCATGTCTTTAAAAAGCATAAGGATTAA